TCAGTCAGAATACAAAATTTCCTTTGACTCAAGATCCAGTAAAAGGGAAGCTTTCAGCTCTAAAGGACAGTCACTGCAAAATCAAAGACAGAATTAATAAGAATTAATGGCAGAATTGTAGTACACAGAGATCCAGAAATACTTTTTCTCAGGACTTTGAAAAACCCCCATACCATAGTGTGCTAATAAATACacatgaaaaattataaaattaataaaaactaAGTTAAATCAATGAAACATGGGAAAGGTTTtccaaaacatttaatttataGCTTTTAAACAGCATTGTAGACTAAGGTTAAAAAATGCAATCTTTTTGGTAGGCTTGCAAGTTATTCAAGTAATGTCTACTGAAAGGCACCTCTGAGATTTTGTGTTTCGACAGTTAAAACTGAAGTCTCACCTGAAAAAGGATGGCAGCATAAAATCAAGTATGTAAATAAGTACCTACGGTGGAAGTGTGCTGTTGTGTAAAGAAGCATTACTAGGGGAGCAGTAGAACATTTCTTTTCCATGGCTACATTCCTGGGGATCCAAGACAGTCATGACAAACCCAACTGCTATCACTAGCACACCAAGAACAAGAATCAGGCAGGATATGAGGTTATCTGAATGGTTCCACCGCTCCTTGGACAGCCTTAGATAACACGCTGATGGGATGATAAAAACAAGTGGGGTAGCACTCAAAACTCCCTGTGTGTGGGAAAGAGCAACAGAAAAAACCTCATAAGCATGTTTATATTTTGATGTAAAGAACAAAAACCTAAATTTTTTAACAGCTGTGACTGATGCAACAATAAAAACAGAGGATAAAAGCCTTTTCCAGTGTTGCTATATggaacaccttttttttccaaaacaaaggTCCCAAAATTATGCAAAAATATCTGTTAAACTATTTCTAATAATTAAGgtttatttaaatacttttgcTTTGCTGATACAGAATAAGATTTTAACATTGCAAGAAGCATTTAATCTTATTACCAAAAGTTTCTCAGCTTAAGAGATAGAGTAAAAGTCCAAACATAGTTCTACAATACttgaatttcattaaaatatttaagataaTTCCCTGGAGGAGTTTAGATATAACACTGCctttaaaaggaataaaatttttTGAAAAGTGGAAGCATCATGTAGCAGTTCAAAGAATTCTGATCAGTTTTGACATTTATAACCTGCTTTAGGTTGACTTCCTTATGAAACCAAAGCTCCTTTTGACAGAGTAGAACCTTTCCTCACACTAAAAATTCAGCTCCTCTTTAAATGCCCTCTtagaaaggaacaaacaaaaagcactttcaaaaattctttttatttatagtAAAGCCATTGCATATTAGCATATGAGTTACATGCCAAAAGGGAGCAATTTTATGTAGAAATTTTGAATGTTTATTTAGTTACATAGTTAACAAACACTGTTTCAATTTAATTATGGCCAGATAGTAATCCAGCCTAAGTAATAACTTTACACCATCATTTGTACAAAAGTTCCAACATTTGTATGGTAGAACCTGTTAACAGTGATCAGTACAGACATCAGAAATAGGTACAAGCACAGACTACCTCCTCCATGAAAATTAAGCTTTAAGTCTGTGAAGTAACATAAACCAGCATCccagtaaaagaaaattctttggCCTTTTAACTCCCATATGATCCAATAGTTTCCCTGGGGAATTACCACCAGGCAAACACAATAGCTTGTGTTTTGTTCTAAAACCAGAAAGCAGGGCAAGAGTAAGCAGGGTCAGAGAAATAGTATCAAATGCCATCTGTGGAGAAGAGCCAAAAGACAGCTCTTCTGCTGGACAGAAAGCCAGCTGAAAAGATAGATCACCTTTCTTTCACATGTAAATACTCTGTCTATTCAGTTTTCCCTGCTGCTAGATATCAAGAGTGAACAATCTTTCTGAGCACAATTATTACATCCAATTAATACCTACAGCTGTATTGTCAAATTCtctcttaaaaaggaaaagcaaaaaaacccacaagacaGTAGCTACCCATGCAAACGCCTGGCTATCACCTTCTATTTGTGACTGAATAAAGCTATCAGCTTGACTactgtttaggaaaaaaaaaaaccaaacactgcATTGATGGAAtgcttggtttttttgcttgcttttgatTGTATACTTCTACCGACCATCTCTGTTGTCACTACTGCAGTAGCTGTGGAACCAGCTACTACTGGTTCTTTCTTTCTACCTTCCTCTGTTTTTTGCCCCTGTGACACAAGGCAGTCACTAGAATCTGCCCCAGTGCTAAGTAATTTGCCAACTTAATCAGAAGCAGGGACTTAGAGAAAGAAATGCTAAATTCAGTACCACTATACAGTTTGGATGAGTATTTCAGTGATTTCTGCTGCAGCTTAACACATTTTGTAGGTCATAGCCACTTGCCTTATCTATAAAACAGTTCTAAAGCCCTCTCCCAACCATATGAATTTTACTTCTTGAACTTCCTTTCACCCTTAGTTATCTGTTTTTGAAGCAGTAATTCCCTCTTCTAACACTACTACTGACTATGTCAAATTACATAAGATTTTTCAGTAGAGCTGTGGATTTTAAAAAGTTCTTATTTATTAATAAGtgatttattaaataaaagagTAGACAGGTTCACTTACATTCAGCTCTAAAACTATTCCAAGGCAATCATACACTAATGATACAGCAGTCGCCACAGCAATGATAACTACTGTCACAACAATATGGAAAACTGTTGAGAGGTTCCCATGGAAAAACACATTGGCAATCACCTGAAACAGAATCACAATTTTAAAccttgatttttctctctgtgttatCAAACAACTTACTCCAAACCTTCTAACCTTAGGAAACTAAAGGAATGGGTGAGAATGTgagtaaaagtaattttacttACCTGGCTTCAAGAAAACATCTTCATCTGCTTCCAAAAATTACTCAAAATAATCATTACTAAAATTGCAGAATACTTCCCAAATTGACTTAGTTATACCAGTAGGATTTCAGAATTTACTCTTTTCCCATTTGCCTATTACAGAATAAATCCACTTACAATTACTCATTAAATTGATGAATTTCCTAGATGGAGATacttctaaaaagaaaaactattaaGATTGAAAAGTATGTTTTTTTGGCTATTCTCAACACAATTACAACAGTGTCATTTATGccaaaatagaaattttaagCAGTCCTGATATTACTAAGTAATTATTAATATAATGTTGACTAATACTATAGTAAATGTAAAACAACATTATATGGCCAATATCTAACCAGTAAAACTAGTCCCCTGTACTCACTGAACATAGCAGGATAAAATACGCTGCTATTTATCACAGATCAACCATAGACTTCAGCTACAATATGTATTAAGAATGTGacaatattattaatatataaCAACAGtgttaaaaggaaaatgtaataaattcTTACCTCTCTGGTCACAAAACATTCAAGGGGGAAGGTCAGAATTACAGTGACTCCATAACAAAACCTTCCAAATGTAGCAAGGTTGTCATCTCTACAGTAGTTTTCAAATATATCTCCTGGGGCATAGCAAAACACCAATTAGCTTGAACCTCACATCATTCACCTGTATTTGCAACTTGAAGTGCAGGTTACTGGAGTTACTGGAGTTATTGAGATTTTCTGATCCCCTATTCTGACATGTAACTAGAAACTAGTTGCAGTCACAAGTTATGTCCGGGAGCAACTTTCAGCTTATCCTGCTGGTTAAGAAGTGTTTTTACCTCAAGTAGCATTTatcttcaaaaaatattttaaaatatacatatcAGATTTTGTCATCTCTTTCCCATTACATAGATTTTGTATGAGATGCTGGTGTTTGATTAAGTATGTGACAGATTCAGAAAGAAAGCTTATGTGTAGAAGATAAAATTTTCATTGAAAACTCCTAGAACAACAATTACATAAAAAAAGGTGAGAGTTACCTGTGGATAACTGCATTTCCCTGACAGTATCTAATCACAGCTAACAAGCTGtaggaaagaattttaaatattctgacCTCAAAGGCCCATTATAAACATATGGATTATTACCTAGAAAATAATCttgtatctgaaaaaaaaagcatcactATAAAATCCAAATCATCTTGCTTGGTTTTTACCACAACAAATCTGTAACAATGATCTCTGAAGCACAAAGAGACAGTGCAAGACAGTGACCAGATGACCTATCAGTTCTCTTTTATGTGGTTACGACAGTGTCTCATGATTTACTACTTTAGGAATCACAATGGCACTGAAGAAGCAATAAAGTGTACTTTAAACAGCCCAAAGATTTTGGCAGGGGAGACAGAAGGTGAGATGGAACCTGCTAACACATGAGTCATAaactgaggaggagctgcaggctgagtTTTCTGTACCTGAAAGTTCTCAGCCAGCCTGCATTTGGTCTACCTACAGTACATCCACGACAGTGACTTACTCTGCTGGAATAAGCACtggaggcaggaaaaaaggacaGATAAACCAGGAGTCCCCATCTTACAATTTCTCTGTTCTCAACTAAATGCAGTTTttcaccagaaaaggaaaaagtttggAAGCCTCCTCCTACAATCCAGAATGTCACTATTAAGTAACAGAAATTATGCTTGCTTGTGAAATGTGTATTTTCCCTGAAGAAAGTAATGCACCGAAACCAATTAATAACTTGTTCTAATATGCCTTTTTCACTTCAACAAAATTATGTTAAATAGCATGATGCAACATTGgttatatatttatgtgtattCATATACCCACAGAGGGGACAATAGGATTAGTAACACCAGAACAGCTGTTGCAAAGATAGGAAATATCTCTAACTCTAAGATGCTGTATTAGTagagacaagaaaaaatgtaagaaaatataCACAGATATATTCCAGATACCCTGTAGGAAATTTTTGTTCTTACTGCTCTCTGCTGCTAGATCATGTGGGTAAATCATAGCTGTGTAGTCCTCAAAGTGTTTTAATGATGGAAGTATTCAAATGGGACTTCCACTGGTGAGGCATATGCTTAAGAATCTGACAGCTATCAGCATGTAGCTGACGTTTTGGTTGTTGGGTAACTATGAGGAATGTCCTATTTCTGCCCAAATATACTatgatttttgcatttttacagTCACCAAGATGTTTGCAGAAAACATCAGACAGGAAGGCAGACACATAGGATTATAGCAAGCACCAAAAATTGAGGGATCAAGCAGTTTACCTTCTGTGTATCCTGTAAAAGTCATATATCCACAGGCAGCAAACACTACACTGATGATAAGAGCAAGGGCCACGGACATATGTGTGACTTGAGACCAATTCTTTAATGTGGGTTCTTCTAGAGACCCATATATTAAAAAGCTGTTATGATGGCAGATGAATGCTGAAACACACGTGACAGTTAAAGCAAATGTATGAATTCATGCATAAATGCATAGAGACACAGCACAGTTTGAATTCACTCATTATTAAATACAAACATTAATCTTGCAATGAGTGGCAAAGATAAATGGCTTGAACCTTTGCTTGCTTAGTTGATTTGAGGAAGGTTTATATTCATCCTGAGATGATTCTGATTACATTATACTTAAATGCTATGCCATTTCCCACCCTCCACATCTCCATTCCACAGctatttcctcctcctgctcttctttTAAGAACCCAGCAGCAGATTTGAGAAgtcggtttttttttttttttaaatctacagAGCCATTTGCTACCTTCAGACTTCATATTGCATCCACTTTAGGCAGCAGCAATCATTGGAAGGCCTCAGATTATCACAATGCTAACAAGAAATAATATAGCAGATCCTGCAGGCAGGAACAGATTTCAGAATGAGGACTTTCCTGTAAGAGGTTACCCAAGGGAATGCACAATGATCCCAGCCCCCTGAGTTTATCAGTCAGACAAACACACTGATGCAGGGGCTTTAGGATgacctgcacaggtgagctgcACTCACACTCACAGTCTCTGCTATGGTGGCAAGCCTCCAGGGCCAAATGGACAATGGATGAGGTTAATGTCttacaaaataataatgatattCATATGGATCATtgacacaatttcttttttttcaacacCAGTTTAACAtgaatctaaaaaaaaaaatctaatttcaaaatattaaatagtTTCCTACAATTgattattgaaaaaaaacctcaaacagcaaaaaacactTACCAAATGACATCACCCCAATGGCTTGTACTGCATTTGGTTTTGCAAATATCCATGCGTTTTCTGATTTGGGTCTAAAACAGACATTTAAATTGGTTACCTCTTTTCAAATATCAGTTATTGCTCTCTGACATAGCCCCAGTGTTTATCAACGAGCTAAAACCAGGGAGATACCTTTCTCATCTCCCTTGTTTTGATTCAAGTATTTCTGTAATGAGTGTTTACAGCCAGAAATGTCAGCCTGTTTCAGTTTTCTAACTAAACTCTTCAAGTCAGCATATACCAAGAAACAGCAAGATGGAAGGTAAAAGCTGTTACTGATTCTGACTAAGGTTATCTCAACTGAAAATGTCCTCTGACTATTTAGAGGCAATTTCTACCTTTGAATTTTAACATGCAATTGATGCAGTCTAGAGATACCATTTTACTAGGCTACAAATCAAGTGAGGTAGTTTGCCTTTCTTTACACCTCTTCCAACTGTTCCTCAAAGTAAAGAAATTATGCTACTTCccaaaacataaaagaaattcTAAGAGAATACACTAAGACTTTTACAGTCAGGCAAAAATGTAATACTCCCCACACCTCCTCCCCAGATATGCTCACAGATTTGGACCTGTGGTAATTGCAATGCTTGGAGGAGGACCATCAGCAAACTTTGTTAAAAACTATTTACTGCACAAACTTCATCTCGGAATAAAGagccaaaatgaaaaaacaggGAAGGACACAAAACATCTTTCCCGGAAATACAATTTGCTAAAAAGATCAAATGAAATTCACAAGCTAGTTAAATATTGAATTTATAATATTAAAGCACAGACAATGAAAAACAATCAAGCTTGCTCTTAAAAAGTTGGCTACTGCTAACCTTGATTGCTCTCTTTTTATTTAGAGGGAAAGCTGCTGCCACCTGAGGCCTTAAGATGCTCTTTTCCTACTGCCCTAGGAAGCAGTATGGCACTCAGGCCAGTTCTGTGAAGGTAACAATGGCAGCTTTATCTCTCCCTCTCTTTGGTGATCTCTCCCTCTTGCTGGTTTTGACAGCTGCAGTGGCATATGCTATGCCAGGTTTCATTGCTTTCAAATGTTTAAATTACACCTCCAGCCcctaaaaataaacagattaaaataatagtaaaaaaaaaaaaaggtaaaaaaatgtTGCAGTTTCCTCTTTCAGAACTCCTATCTTACTGTTTCTTGAGTTCAAATAGTCAATCCTTCCTTGTTCATATTAATAAAACCCAGATTTAAAGTAACTAATGCACATTCAGTTCAGACTTAGAGCA
Above is a genomic segment from Haemorhous mexicanus isolate bHaeMex1 chromosome 8, bHaeMex1.pri, whole genome shotgun sequence containing:
- the SLC38A11 gene encoding putative sodium-coupled neutral amino acid transporter 11: MKEAGFPLGILLLFVVALITDYSIILLIKGGNLSRTKTYQELVKKTYGLVGYLILSILQFLYPFIAMISYNIITGDTLTKVFQRIPGVGVDNMLTDRHFIILLTTVIFTLPISLYRDIAKLGKVSLLSLILTIVIMVVVMVRTVTFSPQVPKSENAWIFAKPNAVQAIGVMSFAFICHHNSFLIYGSLEEPTLKNWSQVTHMSVALALIISVVFAACGYMTFTGYTEGDIFENYCRDDNLATFGRFCYGVTVILTFPLECFVTREVIANVFFHGNLSTVFHIVVTVVIIAVATAVSLVYDCLGIVLELNGVLSATPLVFIIPSACYLRLSKERWNHSDNLISCLILVLGVLVIAVGFVMTVLDPQECSHGKEMFYCSPSNASLHNSTLPP